One window of Lemur catta isolate mLemCat1 chromosome 3, mLemCat1.pri, whole genome shotgun sequence genomic DNA carries:
- the LRRC53 gene encoding leucine-rich repeat-containing protein 53: MQRLVAACPASCVVCTKDVTLCHQLTYIVAAPVTTRVLIITDGYLSSIKSTNLSLLFNLALLSLSRNGIEDVQEDALHGLTKLRTLSLEHNQISSSSLTDHTFSKLRSLQVLVLSNNALRTLRGAWFRNTRGLTRLQLDGNQITNLTDSSFGGTNLHSLRHLDLSNNFISYVGKDAFRPLPQLQEVDLSRNRLAHMPDVFTPLKQLILLSLDKNQWSCTCDLHPLARFLRNYIKSSAHTLRNAKDLNCQPSTTAVAAAKSMLRLSETNCDSRAPNLTLVLKDRRPLLPGQDVALLTVLGFAGAVGLTCLGLVVFNWKLQQGKANEHTSENLCCRTFHEPLCAHEARNYHAKGYCNCHLTQENEIKVMSIVGSRKERPLLQENSHQATLASESTALDGSFRNLKGKECGTDSAFFCLDGRLLQSGCSEPPGNMAAFNEAGLLTRYCPKTVEKLRNLEPGEVPILPQHAMRTIDISSDTFRRRYATSASALARESLEKHLTNESWQPPIEKEDNGLHSHRQRHFITSSSSKPCEPEEHYIQKILQKHRSKYDDPCGLLKQSRPRYLQPYNSLICKYVPCDQFQDYVTEKKPNRREQSKPEKEQIQINSAIEKFLMSRENIDLSGLSTKIKKTYSPKRVSFHDPDLVEKNQLVMLPQTSTHRKHQKNLSNQLTKLDLKKCSNPGERNKGQKWFTDSQILKKKRTNQSDLKGKIKGQNLRMKLNLHPFRKVRVHPEKALPELSKECKQVLLPPKKLSKTSEKKAKINLVSSADFPQQPESNHVRLTSKRLPLKHAPKHAPYYKRNTKRAPVLSASNLSIVNQNSVEGSCHPAGHIPDGNPPTLPQPASTDTEHRHSLSRFLIEQMEGATQLEWEVPSYLPTTREKTENDVLPSQHSRGDTDQGATEPTEHMGQNLSKTSELNQFSLSPRNQTQLLGVYKTDTLNKEYTLDQNQALQHKVQNSSHEQFGNEEKTLMTTPPILHQIVENCIMDKEGNDVGKKLPETETYDSSLISQTQSKNNLSLRKTNSIPYQNRIEPPKDISISPLSSQAIWHLTKSSEKGIDSANALPRDDGTEALEINIVAKEEKNMLYESKTDSSMLIQTTQRTLTGATKEKQQTWENGKSEKHVFYGSSSAVENITAKDLSITSSHETKNKILHSEIDFPINSNIVNNNLREVQNIQPDKDNNAHKEGAMTVETHEVLSLLPELRDGFEAENEVPLIPSKINEAENSAPKPVLYPPSAEYANTSRLEAEQSEQNNSNNNHFLL, translated from the exons CAGCCCCTGTGACCACCAGGGTTTTAATCATCACTGACGGATACCTCTCCTCCATCAAGAGCACAAACCTGTCTCTCTTGTTTAATCTTGCCCTGCTCTCCCTGAGCAGGAATGGTATCGAGGATGTTCAGGAAGACGCCCTGCATGGCCTTACAAAGTTGCGGACACTGTCGCTGGAGCACAACCAAATATCCAGTTCGTCGCTCACCGATCACACCTTCAGCAAGCTGCGCAGCCTGCAGGTGCTGGTGCTTAGCAATAATGCTCTCCGCACCCTGCGAGGGGCCTGGTTCCGAAACACCAGGGGCCTCACCCGGCTCCAGCTGGATGGGAATCAGATCACTAATCTCACTGACAGTTCTTTTGGAGGTACGAATCTCCACAGTCTCAGGCATCTGGATTTGTCTAACAATTTTATTTCCTACGTTGGGAAAGATGCCTTCCGGCCCCTGCCTCAACTACAGGAAGTGGACCTTTCCCGAAATAGGCTGGCCCACATGCCAGACGTTTTTACTCCACTGAAGCAGTTAATCCTCCTAAGCTTAGATAAGAACCAGTGGAGCTGTACTTGTGATCTCCACCCTCTTGCTCGGTTTTTAAGAAACTACATTAAGTCTTCTGCTCACACACTCAGGAATGCCAAGGACCTAAACTGCCAGCCGTCCACCACCGCTGTGGCAGCTGCAAAGAGTATGCTCAGGCTGTCTGAGACCAACTGTGATTCCAGGGCCCCCAATCTCACTCTGGTTCTAAAGGACAGACgtcccctcctcccagggcaggATGTGGCCCTGCTGACTGTCCTTGGCTTTGCAG GAGCTGTTGGTCTCACTTGCCTAGGTTTAGTTGTATTTAACTGGAAACTCCAACAAGGCAAAGCAAATGAACACACATCAGAAAACCTTTGTTGCAGAACCTTCCATGAACCCCTGTGTGCTCATGAGGCAAGAAATTACCACGCTAAGGGATACTGTAACTGCCACTTAACTCAGGAAAACGAGATAAAGGTCATGTCCATTGTGGGGTCCAGAAAGGAAAGGCCACTTCTACAGGAAAACAGCCATCAAGCAACATTGGCCTCTGAGTCCACAGCCCTTGACGGATCATTTAGAAACCTGAAAGGGAAGGAGTGTGGGACAGACAGCGCTTTTTTTTGCCTGGATGGCAGATTGCTACAGTCAGGATGTTCAGAGCCTCCCGGGAATATGGCAGCTTTTAACGAAGCAGGCTTACTTACAAGATATTGTCCAAAGACAGTTGAAAAGCTAAGGAATCTTGAGCCTGGCGAAGTCCCAATCCTGCCACAGCATGCGATGAGAACAATAG ATATCAGCAGTGACACATTTAGAAGAAGATATGCAACATCCGCTTCAGCCTTGGCAAGAGAAAGTCTtgaaaagcatttaacaaatgaATCATGGCAGCCTCcaatagaaaaagaagacaatggcTTACATTCTCACAGGCAGAGACATTTTATTACAAGCTCATCATCCAAGCCTTGTGAGCCTGAGGAACACTACATACAAAAGATCTTACAAAAACATAGATCTAAATATGATGATCCTTGTGGACTGTTAAAACAGAGCAGACCTAGGTATTTACAGCCATATAATTCTCTTATCTGTAAATATGTACCCTGTGATCAATTTCAAGATTATGTgacagaaaaaaagccaaatcGTAGAGAACAATCAAAGCCCGAGAAAGAACAAATCCAAATTAACAGTGCAATAGAAAAATTCCTTATGAGCAGGGAGAACATAGATTTATCTGGGTTATcaacaaaaatcaagaaaacgTATTCTCCAAAGAGGGTTAGCTTCCATGATCCTGACttagttgaaaaaaatcagttggtGATGTTACCTCAAACATCAACCCACCggaaacatcagaaaaatctGAGTAACCAACTGACTAAATTAGATCTCAAAAAATGTAGCAATCCTggggaaagaaacaaaggacaaaaatggTTTACTGATTCACAgattctgaaaaagaagagaacCAATCAATCTGACCTCAAAGGGAAAATTAAAGGACAAAATTTAAGGATGAAATTAAATTTACATCCGTTTAGAAAAGTCAGAGTCCATCCAGAAAAAGCCTTGCCAGAACTCTCAAAGGAATGCAAACAAGTATTGTTACCTCCCAAGAAATTATCCAAAACGTCTgagaaaaaagccaaaataaaccTTGTGTCTTCTGCAGATTTTCCTCAACAGCCAGAGAGTAACCATGTTAGACTCACTTCAAAGAGGCTGCCTCTCAAACATGCCCCAAAGCACGCCCCGTATTACAAACGAAACACTAAACGTGCCCCTGTGCTTAGTGCTAGCAACTTGTCTATAGTCAACCAGAACTCTGTAGAAGGCAGCTGTCACCCAGCTGGTCACATTCCTGATGGAAACCCACCAACACTGCCTCAGCCTGCATCCACTGACACTGAGCACAGGCACTCACTCTCTCGGTTCTTAATTGAGCAAATGGAAGGTGCAACTCAGCTAGAATGGGAAGTTCCCAGTTATTTACCAACTACTcgggaaaagacagaaaatgatgtTTTACCATCCCAACATTCCAGGGGGGATACTGACCAAGGGGCAACAGAGCCCACTGAGCACATGGGGCAGAACCTATCAAAGACCAGTGAGCTAAATCAGTTTTCTTTATCCCCGAGGAATCAAACACAACTTTTAGGTGTCTACAAGACTGACACCTTGAACAAGGAATACACTTTAGATCAAAACCAAGCTTTGCAACACAAAGTACAAAACTCAAGTCATGAAcaatttggaaatgaagaaaaaacattaatGACAACCCCCCCAATATTACATCAGATTGTGGAAAATTGTATTATGGATAAGGAAGGAAATGATGTAGGAAAAAAACTTCCTGAAACAGAAACTTATGATTCCTCTCTCATTTCCCAGACACAATCCAAGAACAACCTATCACTTAGGAAGACAAATTCGATTCCATACCAAAATAGAATAGAGCCTCCCAAGGATATCAGTATTTCTCCTCTTAGTAGTCAAGCCATTTGGCATCTAACCAAAAGCAGTGAAAAAGGAATTGACAGCGCAAATGCATTGCCCAGAGATGATGGCACTGAAGCACTAGAGATAAATATAGtagcaaaagaagagaaaaatatgctTTATGAAAGCAAGACAGATTCTAGTATGTTAATTCAGACCACACAAAGGACCTTAACAGGCGCTACAAAAGAAAAGCAGCAAACttgggaaaatggaaaaagtgaaaaacacGTATTTTATGGTTCAAGCTCTGCCGTGGAGAACATTACAGCTAAAGATTTGAGTATCACAAGTTCCcatgaaaccaaaaataaaatacttcatagTGAAATAGATTTTCCAATTAACAgtaatatagttaacaataatttgagAGAAGTTCAAAATATTCAACCAGATAAAGATAACAATGCACATAAAGAAGGTGCAATGACAGTGGAGACACATGAAGTGCTCTCCCTCTTACCAGAGTTAAGAGATGGTTTTGAGGCAGAAAATGAGGTGCCTCTAATTCCtagcaaaataaatgaagctgAAAACTCTGCTCCAAAACCTGTACTGTATCCACCATCTGCTGAATATGCTAATACATCACGTTTAGAAGCAGAACAAAGTGAACAAAATAACtcaaataataatcattttttacTGTAG